From one Lycium barbarum isolate Lr01 chromosome 6, ASM1917538v2, whole genome shotgun sequence genomic stretch:
- the LOC132645742 gene encoding vesicle-associated protein 1-2-like, producing the protein MSNGELLQVEPVELQFPFELKKQISCTLQLTNKSDDYVAFKVKTTNPKKYCVRPNTGVVRPRSTCEVIVTMQAQKEAPPDMQCKDKFLLQSVVVSSGTEAKDITPEMFSKESGNNVEECKLRVAYVPPQLPSPVREGSEEGSSPRASISENGAEFHNASRTYAEPQDSSSEAKALILKLSEEKNSAIQQNNKLQQELELLRRESSRSRGGIPFMYVIIVGLLGLFLGYLLKKT; encoded by the exons ATGAGTAACGGGGAACTACTTCAAGTCGAACCAGTAGAGCTTCAATTTCCCT TTGAATTGAAGAAGCAGATCTCATGCACTTTGCAATTGACCAACAAATCCGATGACTATGTTGCCTTCAAG GTGAAGACGACGAATCCAAAGAAGTACTGTGTAAGGCCTAACACTGGAGTTGTCAGGCCTCGCTCTACCTGTGAGGTTATAG TTACAATGCAAGCACAAAAAGAGGCACCACCGGACATGCAATGCAAGGATAAGTTCCTGCTTCAAAGTGTAGTGGTGAGCTCCGGAACTGAGGCTAAGGATATAACTCCAGAAATG TTCAGCAAGGAGTCGGGGAATAATGTTGAGGAGTGCAAGTTGAGAGTGGCTTATGTTCCACCTCAACTACCATCACCTGTGCGGGAGGGGTCTGAGGAAGGTTCCTCTCCTAGGGCTTCAATATCTGAAAATGGTGCTGAGTTCCACAAT GCTTCAAGGACATATGCTGAGCCACAAGACAGCTCATCGGAG GCAAAAGCACTAATTTTGAAGCTGTCAGAGGAGAAAAATTCTGCAATCCAGCAAAATAACAAGCTTCAGCAAGAATTG GAGCTCTTGAGGCGCGAAAGCAGCAGAAGTCGTGGCGGAATCCCATTTatgtatgttattattgttggaCTGCTAGGCCTCTTTCTTGGCTATCTTCTCAAGAAGACATGA
- the LOC132645741 gene encoding uncharacterized protein LOC132645741 isoform X1 — MAKPNISDSETEERNSDSEETESDSPVEPQRSGKQNEYEKQRMKRIEENRARMEAMGLNKMATSLMASSQKPHKKDKDRKGKKKVVDEDEDYEPALSEDLSCDTGGEDEQNDVDYEVSKSQLKKSKKKTQTPNKKVSNTTVPTGTDFVDDDDDDIMQAIALSLQGLAGFPNVATKVALPGTDASSANKASNKKASLKKASNEKKVGSCNQEATTGKRKRKLQQTRNRVQMTEDDLIMHFFQFDEAGKGSINLRDLRRMAVSHDFTWSDEEMTNMIRCFDSDGDGKLSLDDFRKIAVRCNMIQGSQDAA; from the exons ATGGCAAAACCAAATATTTCAGACTCAGAAACTGAAGAGAGAAACTCAGACTCAGAGGAAACTGAGTCTGACTCCCCAGTGGAACCCCAAAGAAGTGGAAAACAGAATGAGTATGAGAAACAAAGAATGAAGAGAATTGAAGAAAATAGAGCAAGAATGGAAGCTATGGGTCTTAACAAAATGGCTACTTCTTTAATGGCTTCTTCCCAAAAACCCCACAAGAAAGACAAGGATAGAAAGGGGAAAAAGAAAGtggttgatgaagatgaagattatGAGCCAGCTCTAAGTGAGGATCTTTCTTGTGATACTGGTGGGGAGGATGAACaaaatgatgttgattatgaagTTTCAAAGTCCCAATTGAAAAAG TCAAAGAAAAAAACTCAAACTCCTAATAAGAAAGTTTCTAACACAACTGTACCAACTGGCACTGACTTTGTGGACGATGACGACGACGACATAATGCAG GCTATTGCCTTGTCACTACAAGGTTTGGCAGGTTTTCCGAATGTTGCAACTAAAGTGGCTTTGCCAGGTACTGATGCATCTTCGGCTAATAAGGCCAGTAACAAAAAAGCTTCTTTGAAAAAGGCCAGTAATGAAAAAAAAGTAGGTTCCTGCAATCAGGAAGCTACTACTGGGAAAAGGAAGAGAAAACTGCAG CAGACAAGAAACCGAGTGCAGATGACTGAGGATGACTTGATTATGCATTTCTTTCAGTTTGATG AAGCTGGAAAAGGGAGTATAAATCTCAGAGATCTACGGAGAATGGCAGTTTCCCATGATTTTACATGGTCAGATGAGGAGATGACAAATATGATTCGTTGTTTTGATTCTGATGGAGATGGAAAG TTGAGCCTGGATGATTTTCGCAAGATTGCGGTCAGATGTAATATGATACAAGGTTCTCAAGATGCTGCTTGA
- the LOC132645740 gene encoding phosphatidate cytidylyltransferase 4, chloroplastic-like, with amino-acid sequence MNIHYPISSMASSCIDFDRVKLIPLSLTSICNCHSHHPPSTSSAPFPRTLSLTRPRCSISRIGLFLDGSRVSGVPRTIFLKHPRIITAVARAEPGRLFDDEEVNKGNGTMEGEIPTSELKQKNSQLKKRVVFGLGIGISVGGVVLAGGWVFTVAVAAAVFVGAREYFELVRSRGIADGMTPPPRYVSRVCSVICALMPLLTLYLGQIDVSVTSAAFVVAMALLMQRRIPRFAQLTSAMFGLFYVGYLPCFWVKLRCGLAVPALNTRLGASWPVLLGGPTQWTAGLVATLISFSSIIAADTFAFIGGKAFGRTPLTSISPKKTWEGALAGLGGCIATSVVLSKTFCWPTSTLSAVAFGFLNFFGSLFGDLTESMIKRDAGVKDSGSLIPGHGGILDRVDSYIFTGALAYSFVKMLLPLYGV; translated from the exons ATGAATATTCATTACCCCATTTCATCTATGGCTTCTTCTTGTATAGATTTTGATAGAGTCAAGTTGATTCCTTTGTCACTCACTTCCATATGTAATTGCCACTCTCATCACCCTCCTTCTACATCATCAGCTCCTTTTCCTAGAACCTTAAGTTTGACCCGACCAAGATGTTCAATTTCAAGAATTGGTTTGTTTCTCGATGGGTCTAGAGTTTCAGGTGTACCAAGAACCATTTTCTTGAAACACCCTCGAATTATCACGGCTGTTGCTCGTGCTGAACCCGGTCGCCTTTTCGATGATGAG GAAGTCAACAAAGGCAACGGTACAATGGAGGGGGAAATTCCCACTTCTGAACTCAAGCAGAAAAATAGTCAATTGAAGAAAAGGGTAGTCTTTGGACTTGGTATAGGTATTTCAGTCGGAGGTGTGGTATTAGCTGGAGGATGGGTTTTCACTGTTGCCGTTGCTGCTGCTGTTTTTGTGGGTGCACGAGAGTACTTTGAACTGGTTAGGAGTCGTGGAATTGCTGATGGAATGACTCCTCCTCCTAGATACGTATCAAGAGTTTGCTCTGTCATCTGTGCTCTCATGCCTCTACTCACACT ATATTTAGGTCAGATTGATGTTTCTGTTACCTCTGCGGCCTTTGTTGTTGCAATGGCACTGCTGATGCAAAGGCGAATTCCTCGTTTTGCTCAACTTACTAGTGCCATGTTTGGGCTCTTTTATGTTGGCTATCTGCCTTGTTTCTGGGTTAAGTTGAGATGTGGTTTGGCAGTACCAGCTCTGAACACTA GACTAGGAGCATCATGGCCTGTCCTTCTTGGAGGCCCAACTCAGTGGACCGCGGGGCTTGTGGCGACCTTAATTTCATTCAGCAGTATCATTGCAGCAGATACATTTGCTTTTATTGGAGGCAAG GCTTTTGGTCGGACACCGCTTACTAGCATTAGCCCAAAGAAAACTTGGGAGGGAGCTCTTGCAGGCTTAGGAGGTTGTATAGCCACTTCTGTGGTGTTATCAAAAACGTTCTGTTGGCCTACATCCACATTAAG TGCTGTAGCTTTTGGATTTCTGAACTTTTTTGGATCTCTCTTTGGTGACCTCACTGAGTCAATGATCAAACGTGATGCGGGTGTGAAGGACTCAGGATCTCTCATTCCTGGACACG
- the LOC132645741 gene encoding uncharacterized protein LOC132645741 isoform X2: MAKPNISDSETEERNSDSEETESDSPVEPQRSGKQNEYEKQRMKRIEENRARMEAMGLNKMATSLMASSQKPHKKDKDRKGKKKVVDEDEDYEPALSEDLSCDTGGEDEQNDVDYEVSKSQLKKSKKKTQTPNKKVSNTTVPTGTDFVDDDDDDIMQAIALSLQGLAGFPNVATKVALPGTDASSANKASNKKASLKKASNEKKVGSCNQEATTGKRKRKLQTRNRVQMTEDDLIMHFFQFDEAGKGSINLRDLRRMAVSHDFTWSDEEMTNMIRCFDSDGDGKLSLDDFRKIAVRCNMIQGSQDAA, encoded by the exons ATGGCAAAACCAAATATTTCAGACTCAGAAACTGAAGAGAGAAACTCAGACTCAGAGGAAACTGAGTCTGACTCCCCAGTGGAACCCCAAAGAAGTGGAAAACAGAATGAGTATGAGAAACAAAGAATGAAGAGAATTGAAGAAAATAGAGCAAGAATGGAAGCTATGGGTCTTAACAAAATGGCTACTTCTTTAATGGCTTCTTCCCAAAAACCCCACAAGAAAGACAAGGATAGAAAGGGGAAAAAGAAAGtggttgatgaagatgaagattatGAGCCAGCTCTAAGTGAGGATCTTTCTTGTGATACTGGTGGGGAGGATGAACaaaatgatgttgattatgaagTTTCAAAGTCCCAATTGAAAAAG TCAAAGAAAAAAACTCAAACTCCTAATAAGAAAGTTTCTAACACAACTGTACCAACTGGCACTGACTTTGTGGACGATGACGACGACGACATAATGCAG GCTATTGCCTTGTCACTACAAGGTTTGGCAGGTTTTCCGAATGTTGCAACTAAAGTGGCTTTGCCAGGTACTGATGCATCTTCGGCTAATAAGGCCAGTAACAAAAAAGCTTCTTTGAAAAAGGCCAGTAATGAAAAAAAAGTAGGTTCCTGCAATCAGGAAGCTACTACTGGGAAAAGGAAGAGAAAACTGCAG ACAAGAAACCGAGTGCAGATGACTGAGGATGACTTGATTATGCATTTCTTTCAGTTTGATG AAGCTGGAAAAGGGAGTATAAATCTCAGAGATCTACGGAGAATGGCAGTTTCCCATGATTTTACATGGTCAGATGAGGAGATGACAAATATGATTCGTTGTTTTGATTCTGATGGAGATGGAAAG TTGAGCCTGGATGATTTTCGCAAGATTGCGGTCAGATGTAATATGATACAAGGTTCTCAAGATGCTGCTTGA